In Leptolyngbya sp. NIES-2104, the genomic window TAAGTATTTGCCTCAATCGTTTCCAAGACTTTTAGGGCGAAGTTTATATTGGATCGGCGTACCGTGGCAGATTTTCGCCTTGGTGCGGCAGACGGATTTTAATGCGAATGCGGGAATCGCCCCAGTAGTCACGATCGCAACTCTCGGTACGGGATTAACGATCGCTTGGATCACGCTGCAAATTTTGGTCTGGCTCAAAACTGTCTCGAAACCGACTTGGTTAAATGCGATCGATTCTTGGTTGCCGCCGCTCGATCGTTCTTCTCAAGGCACATTCGTCATCGCTTCGATGATCGGCAATACGGGCTTTGTTGGACTGGGATTAATTCCAGCACTGATCGGAGATGGTGATCTAAGTTGGGCGGTCTTCTTTAGCGTCACCCAGAATTTGATCGGCACGTATGGGATCGGGGTTCTGATTGCGAGTCACTATGGACGATCGGAAAATCAAAGCTCGATTTTGACCTTGCTGCGCGATCTCATCACTGTTCCTACTCTTTGGGCGTTTGCGGCAAGTTATGCGACTCAATCGATCGCGTTTCCAGAATGGGGAGAAACGATCGTACATTCGTCGCTATTGTTCGTGATCCCCGCATCTTTTCTATTGATGGGAATGCGATTGATTCAACTTAAAGGAATTGACAGCCTCAAAACCGCTACAATTCCGGTATTGCTGAAAGCTTTAGTGTTACCAATCTTAGTCGCGATCGCGGTTGCACTTCTCGGATTAAATCACGATGCCCGCCTTTCTTTGACGATCATGGCAGGTGTTCCCACTGCATTTGCCAGCTTGATTTTGGCTGAGGAGTATAACTTAGACCATGATCTCGCTGCCAGTAGTATCGCTCTGAGTACGATCGCGATTCTGGTTACGATTCCGATTTGGTTATTTGTTAGCTAAAGATTGAAAAATTGTATAAACGCATACGTACCGCTGGATCAATGGTAGAATTTTGCCGACAAGTCGAGACGCACTTTTTATGTCGCCTACGCTTCTGACCGAACCTGCATCCGTCACACCGAGACTCACTTTAGGACG contains:
- a CDS encoding AEC family transporter is translated as MIGSLVHAYTPLIFWTGVGALLFKYLPQSFPRLLGRSLYWIGVPWQIFALVRQTDFNANAGIAPVVTIATLGTGLTIAWITLQILVWLKTVSKPTWLNAIDSWLPPLDRSSQGTFVIASMIGNTGFVGLGLIPALIGDGDLSWAVFFSVTQNLIGTYGIGVLIASHYGRSENQSSILTLLRDLITVPTLWAFAASYATQSIAFPEWGETIVHSSLLFVIPASFLLMGMRLIQLKGIDSLKTATIPVLLKALVLPILVAIAVALLGLNHDARLSLTIMAGVPTAFASLILAEEYNLDHDLAASSIALSTIAILVTIPIWLFVS